A genome region from Engraulis encrasicolus isolate BLACKSEA-1 chromosome 6, IST_EnEncr_1.0, whole genome shotgun sequence includes the following:
- the fam174c gene encoding protein FAM174C yields the protein MKFSVVVVLVPVVWALVASDPSTSSSSPTTKSTTVAQVDTVAVTTAAPKNNGTSNNGTRIPVHKSKGFDMDSSMIQRALYVLTGFTIIGILFKVVRRKKPSVTHRKKYGLLSNQDNMEMGSMESDEDDTTLYEARTLRR from the exons ATGAAATTTAGTGTCGTTGTCGTATTGGTGCCCGTTGTCTGGGCTCTCGTTGCTTCTGACCCATCAACAAGCTCTTCTTCTCCGACTACCAAATCGACCACCGTAGCACAAGTTGACACTGTTGCTGTCACCACTGCTGCTCCCAAAAATAATGGAACAAGCAATAATGGAACAAGGATTCCAGTCCACAAAAGCAAAGGCTTTGACATGGATAGCTCGATGATACAAAGAGCGCTGTATGTGCTTACTGGGTTCACCATCATTGGAATTCTTTTCAAAGTTGTTAG GCGGAAAAAACCCAGTGTCACACACCGCAAAAAGTACGGGCTCCTGTCAAATCAAGACAACATGGAGATGGGGTCGATGGAGAGCGATGAAGACGACACCACTTTGTACGAGGCGAGAACTTTGAGAAGGTAG